The following proteins are co-located in the Melanotaenia boesemani isolate fMelBoe1 chromosome 5, fMelBoe1.pri, whole genome shotgun sequence genome:
- the c5h11orf68 gene encoding UPF0696 protein C11orf68 homolog, giving the protein MEEEEAPGDGEPETSFSAETYAAEAMAADMDPWIVFDSRRTPRSEFDGWLESNRPSQVNRFGDEEGRMSPVGWIAVLGPNHCPSGGDVMGLQESWEKLLDSCRPVTFQTVKELALNHGVLTGKWLMHLDSGFKLDHAWECVARAALEGKISLVKVSPFNPKAEGKQVICAYNQNFTNEGEVIKLDSIIRATGVKCPLSYKPDVYTYLGIYRNNRWKLCPTIYESKFDLECVPRRSHIINKVTNLEVT; this is encoded by the coding sequence atggaggaagaggaggcccCAGGAGATGGAGAGCCGGAGACCTCCTTCTCCGCAGAAACCTACGCCGCTGAGGCCATGGCCGCGGACATGGACCCCTGGATCGTTTTCGACTCCAGAAGAACCCCCAGATCCGAGTTTGATGGCTGGTTGGAAAGTAACAGGCCCTCACAAGTAAACAGATTTGGCGATGAGGAGGGTCGTATGAGCCCAGTGGGGTGGATCGCTGTGTTGGGTCCCAACCACTGTCCCAGTGGAGGGGATGTTATGGGTCTCCAGGAGAGCTGGGAGAAACTCTTGGACAGTTGCCGGCCTGTCACCTTTCAGACCGTGAAGGAGCTGGCCCTGAACCACGGAGTGCTGACAGGCAAATGGCTCATGCACTTGGACTCTGGTTTCAAGTTGGACCATGCATGGGAATGTGTTGCCAGAGCAGCCCTAGAGGGCAAGATCTCCCTTGTTAAAGTAAGTCCCTTCAATCCCAAAGCGGAAGGCAAGCAGGTCATATGTGCCTACAACCAGAACTTCACCAATGAGGGTGAAGTTATAAAGTTGGACTCCATCATCCGTGCTACAGGGGTGAAATGCCCCCTCTCATACAAGCCAGATGTTTACACATACCTGGGAATCTACCGAAACAATCGCTGGAAGCTTTGTCCTACCATTTATGAGAGCAAATTCGACCTGGAGTGTGTCCCTAGGCGTTCCCACATCATCAACAAAGTCACCAACCTCGAAGTAACATAA
- the rela gene encoding LOW QUALITY PROTEIN: transcription factor p65 (The sequence of the model RefSeq protein was modified relative to this genomic sequence to represent the inferred CDS: deleted 1 base in 1 codon), giving the protein MDVVYGWGLPPVNPVQTANPYIEIIEQPKQRGMRFRYKCEGRSAGSIPGEKSNDTTKTYPAIKVHNYSGPLRVRISLVTKISPYKPHPHELVGKDCKHGYYEADLQERRIHSFQNLGIQCVKKKDVNEAITCRLQTNNNPFNIPEPKVWEEEFDLNSVRLCFQASITLPAGDLFPLEPVVSQPIYDNRAPNTAELKICRINRNTGCCKGGDEIFLLCDKVQKEDIEVRFFQDSWEGKGTFSQADVHRQVAIVFRTPPYRDTNLSEPVRVKMQLRRPSDREVSEPVDFQYLPSEQDEYRLSEKRKRTGDMFQSLKLGPMLSSVSIPQDRRHINPARRLPTVKPPLVGLQTGTQAPPAASGSKPQNPFSLNQPGHLFSVQPKIETASSISTATSSQAWKIMESLKLGPQPKANPVANFTMSQATPPSSSSTTTTSTTHQEYSTVNQADLQEFFPNISMTPASEPVAASGSAASSQISSSFPLQGSQFRMDPQLGDEDLPSFPSLPEMPCQGTLDSLNMEDFEDLLNPVHVSASSTASQSTSDRASNPGSTWMNYPNSIVNLLQNENMIELPNFSNQPPYLDDIDELMQEEERLISIVTVEAKPGLCLDTQPKTCPHHSVFFLFFF; this is encoded by the exons ATGGATG tGGTGTATGGATGGGGTCTACCCCCAGTCAACCCAG TCCAAACAGCGAACCCCTACATAGAGATCATCGAGCAGCCCAAGCAGAGGGGCATGAGGTTTAGGTACAAGTGTGAGGGCCGTTCGGCAGGCAGCATCCCTGGAGAGAAGAGCAACGACACCACTAAAACCTATCCAGCCATCAAG GTGCACAACTACAGCGGCCCCCTGCGGGTTCGCATCTCGCTGGTGACAAAGATCTCGCCGTACAAGCCTCATCCCCACGAACTGGTTGGGAAAGACTGCAAACATGGCTACTACGAAGCCGACCTGCAGGAGAGACGGATACACAG TTTTCAGAACCTGGGCATACAGTGTGTGAAGAAGAAGGATGTGAACGAGGCCATCACTTGTCGGCTGCAGACCAATAACAACCCCTTTAACA TTCCTGAGCCCAAAGTGTGGGAGGAGGAGTTTGACCTGAATTCAGTGCGGCTTTGCTTTCAGGCCTCTATCACCCTGCCCGCGGGGGACCTATTTCCTCTTGAGCCGGTGGTGTCTCAGCCCATCTATGACAACA GAGCTCCAAACACAGCCGAGTTAAAGATCTGCAGAATCAACCGTAACACTGGATGCTGCAAAGGAGGGGACGAAATCTTTTTGCTGTGTGACAAAGTGCAAAAAG AGGACATTGAGGTGCGCTTCTTCCAGGACTCCTGGGAGGGGAAGGGCACTTTTTCCCAGGCTGATGTCCACAGGCAGGTGGCGATTGTTTTCCGGACTCCACCGTACCGTGACACTAACCTCAGCGAACCCGTTAGGGTCAAGATGCAGCTTCGCCGGCCCTCTGATCGCGAGGTCAGCGAGCCGGTGGACTTCCAGTACCTACCGTCTGAGCAAG ATGAATATCGGCTGAGTGAGAAGAGAAAGCGCACGGGAGACATGTTCCAGAGCTTGAAGCTGGGGCCCATGCTGTCCAGTG TGTCCATTCCTCAAGACAGACGGCACATAAACCCGGCTAGGAGACTGCCAACAGTGAAGCCTCCATTAGTTGGCTTGCAGACAG gAACCCAGGCGCCCCCTGCTGCCAGCGGGTCGAAACCCCAGAACCCCTTCTCGTTAAACCAGCCGGGCCATCTATTCTCAGTCCAGCCAAAGATAGAGACGGCCTCCTCCATCTCTACAGCGACTTCAAGCCAAGCATGGAAAATCATGGAGAGCCTGAAGCTGGGTCCTCAGCCCAAAGCCAACCCGGTGGCCAACTTTACAATGAGTCAAGCAAcgcctccatcctcctcctccaccaccaccacctccaccacccACCAGGAATACTCAACCGTCAACCAAGCAGACCTTCAAGAATTCTTCCCCAACATTTCCATGACTCCAGCCTCGGAGCCAGTGGCTGCTTCGGGAAGTGCAGCCTCATCACAGATCAGCAGCTCCTTCCCCCTGCAGGGCTCTCAGTTCCGGATGGATCCCCAACTCGGGGACGAGGACCTCCCATCTTTCCCCAGCCTCCCAGAAATGCCCTGTCAAGGCACTCTGGACAGCTTAAACATGGAAGACTTTGAGGACCTTCTGAACCCTGTCCACGTGAGCGCTTCCAGTACTGCATCCCAGAGCACCTCTGACCGTGCCAGTAACCCAGGAAGCACCTGGATGAATTACCCCAACAGCATCGTCAACCTGCTCCAGAATGAAAACATGATTGAACTTCCCAACTTCAGCAACCAGCCCCCCTATTTGGATGACATCGACGAACTGATGCAGGAAGAGGAACGCCTTATTTCTATCGTT ACAGTGGAAGCCAAGCCGGGTTTGTGTCTGGACACCCAACCTAAAACTTGTCCAcatcattcagttttttttttgttttttttttaa